Part of the Allofrancisella frigidaquae genome is shown below.
AGCTCCCCATGACTTAGTTTATTTCTTAAACTAAGACTCTTTTTCAACTTGTGAAAATTCAAGCTCAACAGGCGTAGATCTACCAAATATAGATACAGCCACCCTTAACCTTGATTTTTCATAGTTAACTTCTTCTACCACACCAGTAAAGTCATTAAATGGCCCCTCAAGAACTCTAACCACTTCACCAACCTGATACGACTTTCTAAGTCTTGGCTCAATAGTATTTTTATTACCTTCCATGAAACTAAGAATTTTATCAACTTCTTGCTTACTTAATGGAATAGGCTTACCTCTTGAACCAACAACAGTTAATACTCTAGGAACTGACTTTACAAGCTGCCAAGCATCTGTAGTAAGGTCGGCCTCTACCAAAACATACCCCGGAAAATACTTACGTTCACTTTTACGCTTTTGACCTGCTCTCATTTCTACCACATTCTCAGTAGGAACAAGTATTCTACCAAAACTATTTTCCAAACCAGCTATTTTAATATTTTCTTCCAACTGAGTTTTTACTCTTTTTTCATAACCTGAGTGCACCTGCACGACATACCAAAGCATAATTGTAAACCCCTATTAACCTAGGAAATATTGAATAAATTTTTCAAATACCAAACCAAATATAGATATAAAGATAGCAAAAATGATAACCACCACTATAACCATAGCAGATATAGTCATAGTTTCTTTGCGTGTAGGCCAAACCACTTTGGACAACTCCAGTTTTGAAGCATTAAAAAAAGCCCAAAATCTACGACCCTGATTAGTAAACCTTGCAATAACTAGTGCCACAAGAACAACCACTACGGCAATTGATG
Proteins encoded:
- the nusG gene encoding transcription termination/antitermination protein NusG, whose translation is MLWYVVQVHSGYEKRVKTQLEENIKIAGLENSFGRILVPTENVVEMRAGQKRKSERKYFPGYVLVEADLTTDAWQLVKSVPRVLTVVGSRGKPIPLSKQEVDKILSFMEGNKNTIEPRLRKSYQVGEVVRVLEGPFNDFTGVVEEVNYEKSRLRVAVSIFGRSTPVELEFSQVEKES
- the secE gene encoding preprotein translocase subunit SecE gives rise to the protein MKKSQNFNKVWVSGATKPTEVTRISSSLNVLLWFAATVVVILGVMVTMASGIWGFDYSSYNTSIAVVVVLVALVIARFTNQGRRFWAFFNASKLELSKVVWPTRKETMTISAMVIVVVIIFAIFISIFGLVFEKFIQYFLG